One window of Nymphaea colorata isolate Beijing-Zhang1983 chromosome 11, ASM883128v2, whole genome shotgun sequence genomic DNA carries:
- the LOC116264997 gene encoding LEAF RUST 10 DISEASE-RESISTANCE LOCUS RECEPTOR-LIKE PROTEIN KINASE-like 1.1 encodes MAAACSILCFSPRLLPLLILSLHLCCVLSDERHPREDCSKDFFIRCPFNHDDGPPPNCGIHVISCSEGTTYISLFDQKFTVNISYCEGRIDIDLNPMSFVGLICGTPKFEDLADKLLRSGFCFSTPSILGKCNDTLRKPETLKKVVCATEHRFIVGCKGQQIPAPNGQCHPDLPSETFSLHWEPECDSGGNNLPACHCKNGSAIPSDPTTKPISNGGPTVSYRGKKTNHFCLAVIIGVVSSSVIFVTCFLLFLCFRNRNCRRQSHVVASVYTCSSSSRTSNQPNLESTSFYRRCRNVTIFSYEELEKATEGFSPSNELGDGGFGIVYYGVLSDGRKVAVKRLFEHSFNRVEQFLNEIEILSKIQHTNLVQLYGCTTRNSRELLLVYEYVDNGTVDDHLYGSRAADGCLTWKLRLNIAVKTAEALAYLHQLKPPIIHRDVKTSNILLDKNFHVKVSDFGLSRLFPCDVSHVSTIPQGTPGYIDPQYHQCYQLTDKSDVYSFGVVLVELISSLPAVDIMRPNDEVNLANMATNMIRNNALHEFVDSTLGFQSDYLVQKSVGSVAELAFSCLAYDMEVRPTMNEVAETLRQIQAQVQKSEKNKPAFQALLKSTVFLKARGHSSPNPVDDKQVKQPTIPNSIV; translated from the exons ATGGCCGCTGCTTGTTCCATCTTATGCTTCTCTcctcgtcttcttcctcttctcattcTTAGTCTGCACCTCTGTTGCGTTCTCTCAGATGAACGCCATCCACGTGAGGACTGCAGTAAAGACTTTTTTATTCGTTGTCCCTTCAACCATGACGACGGTCCTCCTCCTAATTGTGGCATCCATGTCATATCATGCAGTGAAGGTACCACCTATATTTCTCTCTTCGACCAAAAATTTACCGTTAATATCTCGTATTGTGAGGGCAGAATTGACATAGACCTCAATCCTATGTCATTCGTGGGACTCATTTGCGGAACTCCCAAATTCGAAGACCTGGCAGACAAACTCCTTCGTAGTGGTTTCTGTTTCTCGACTCCCTCAATCCTCGGCAAATGTAATGATACTCTAAGGAAGCCGGAAACTCTGAAGAAAGTTGTTTGTGCTACTGAACACCGGTTCATTGTTGGGTGTAAAGGTCAGCAAATCCCAGCTCCAAATGGACAATGTCATCCTGATCTGCCAAGTGAAACATTTAGTCTTCACTGGGAGCCTGAGTGCGATTCTGGTGGCAACAACCTTCCTGCTTGTCACTGCAAAAACGGCTCTGCGATTCCGAgcgatccaacaactaaaccgATTTCAAACGGTGGTCCGACCGTTTCTTACAGAG GTAAAAAGACGAACCACTTCTGTTTGGCCGTTATAATAG GTGTCGTCTCTTCCTCTGTCATTTTTGTTACATGCTTTCTCCTGTTCCTCTGCTTCCGGAACCGTAATTGCAGAAGACAGTCACATGTGGTTGCTTCGGTCTACACTTGCTCCAGTTCTTCAAGAACGTCAAACCAACCCAATTTAGAAAGCACAAGCTTCTATCGGCGGTGCAGGAACgtcacaattttcagctatgaGGAGCTGGAGAAGGCAACTGAAGGTTTCAGTCCCTCTAACGAGCTTGGTGATGGTGGGTTCGGCATTGTCTACTATGGTGTCCTCAGTGATGGTAGGAAAGTTGCAGTCAAGCGTTTGTTCGAGCATAGCTTCAATCGTGTTGAGCAATTCCtgaatgaaattgaaatccTTTCCAAAATTCAGCACACAAACCTTGTGCAACTATATGGTTGCACAACCCGCAATAGCCGAGAGCTTCTCTTGGTGTATGAATATGTAGACAATGGGACTGTTGACGACCATCTCTATGGGTCCCGAGCTGCCGATGGCTGCCTGACATGGAAGTTGAGGTTGAACATTGCTGTCAAAACTGCAGAAGCTTTGGCCTACTTGCATCAGCTTAAACCGCCAATCATTCACAGAGATGTGAAGACTAGCAACATACTTCTGGATAAGAACTTTCACGTTAAGGTATCTGATTTTGGCTTGTCAAGGCTTTTCCCGTGTGACGTATCGCATGTCTCAACAATACCACAAGGCACACCCGGCTATATTGATCCTCAGTATCATCAATGCTACCAATTGACAGATAAGAGTGATGTATATAGCTTTGGTGTAGTGCTCGTGGAGCTTATCTCTTCTCTTCCAGCAGTCGATATCATGCGTCCAAACGATGAGGTTAATCTTGCTAACATGGCAACTAACATGATCCGTAACAACGCATTGCATGAGTTTGTGGACTCCACCCTTGGGTTCCAGTCCGATTACCTCGTCCAGAAGTCTGTGGGATCTGTAGCAGAGTTGGCGTTCAGCTGCCTGGCATATGATATGGAGGTGAGGCCAACGATGAATGAAGTTGCAGAAACGCTAAGACAGATACAGGCTCAGGTGCAGAAATCAGAGAAGAATAAGCCAGCTTTTCAAGCTCTGCTGAAGAGCACTGTGTTTTTAAAGGCTCGTGGACACTCATCTCCTAATCCTGTGGATGATAAGCAGGTTAAGCAGCCCACCATACCTAATAGCATCGTGTAG